The following proteins are co-located in the Macadamia integrifolia cultivar HAES 741 chromosome 3, SCU_Mint_v3, whole genome shotgun sequence genome:
- the LOC122074961 gene encoding nuclear pore complex protein NUP54 — translation MFGTPASSPAFGTPSTPSFAPAFGGSPSPPLFSTPFSQQPQTQQQQQQQQQQQSPLFQQPSTGFGFQSPFSVPQSTPFPQSTPFSLSNAQLTTQMAPVAPLPFSLADRDIQAIVDAYKEEPGNPKHAFKHLLFSVTDPSARTKPAGISDIMWAEAMRKLEGMESVDRERLWPQLVQGFKDLSQRLKLQDEVIVSDAERLRMTQSNVKTLQRHFQADTIPWIQRMRQKEQDLQRRLLRVMKIVEALEGKGCRMPLMKSEAELAEKLAALARQLKGPGAELSRRVHNLLAISRVRANANGGGSVYLPGSTKIHEQSLADMQEVLQQQTEAIARLGNVLKRDVRDMEIIMAEDSGMAEEGSRKNFRI, via the exons ATGTTTGGAACTCCGGCGTCTTCGCCGGCGTTTGGCACTCCTTCGACGCCTTCGTTTGCTCCGGCTTTCGGCGGTTCCCCATCCCCCCCTCTGTTCTCTACTCCTTTTTCTCAGCAGCCACAGACgcaacagcagcaacaacaacaacaacaacaacaatcgcCATTGTTTCAGCAACCGAGCACTGGTTTTGGCTTTCAGTCTCCTTTCTCGGTACCTCAATCCACTCCGTTTCCCCAATCGACTCCCTTTTCCCTTTCCAATGCTCAATTGACTACTCAAATGGCGCCTGTCGCCcctctccctttctccctcGCTGATCGTGACATACAG GCGATCGTTGATGCCTACAAAGAGGAGCCTGGAAACCCTAAGCACGCTTTCAAG CATTTGTTGTTCAGTGTGACTGATCCGTCTGCTAGAACCAAGCCTGCTGGCATATCAGAC ATAATGTGGGCGGAGGCTATGAGGAAGCTGGAAGGTATGGAGAGTGTTGATCGAGAAAGACTTTGGCCTCAACTTGTGCAGGGCTTCAAAGATCTTTCACAGCGGCTTAAG CTTCAAGATGAGGTCATAGTTTCTGATGCCGAGAGATTGCGAATGACTCAAAGCAATGTGAAGACG cTTCAACGGCATTTTCAAGCAGATACTATTCCATGGATCCAAAGAATGAGACAGAAAGAGCAAGATCTTCAAAGGCGGCTCTTAAGG GTTATGAAAATAGTGGAGGCCTTGGAGGGTAAGGGTTGTCGAATGCCTTTAATGAAATCTGAAGCTGAATTAGCTGAGAAGTTGGCTGCATTAGCTAGACAg CTAAAAGGACCAGGAGCAGAACTATCTAGGAGGGTTCACAATCTGCTTGCTATATCTCGTGTCCGCGCGAATGCAAACGGTGGTGGTTCTGTTTACCTTCCTGGTTCAACCAAAATACATGAACAGAGCCTTGCTGATATGCAGGAG GTTTTACAACAGCAAACAGAGGCAATTGCAAGGCTCGGCAATGTGTTGAAGCGTGATGTTAGAGACATGGAAATCATCATGGCTGAGGACTCGGGAATGGCTGAAGAGGGAAGCAGGAAAAATTTCCGGATCTAA